In the genome of Cryptomeria japonica chromosome 8, Sugi_1.0, whole genome shotgun sequence, one region contains:
- the LOC131048397 gene encoding uncharacterized protein LOC131048397 isoform X2: protein MADYREIGGLDDNSSDIPILFDFEEDIKRPQKCNEEQESMPRWMISSFQDQTHEGFERATQEITGCSGIQGQAESSASVNSSPRCFRCNTPDQHVLLAYRDTQELDKALRFVYEENESVESVPGYPGSACNDYYLFNIATTVKRIYDRQQQQISRQQQEIFQQYQEIFQQQQHIFHMNEIITTLYERVSQLERRQEVSNGKRKR from the exons ATGGCCGATTACAGAGAAATCGGAGGATTAGATGACAATTCCAGTGATATACCAATCCTTTTCGACTTTGAAGAGGATATTAAGAGACCCCAGAAATGCAATGAGGAACAGGAGTCGATGCCTCGATGGATGATCTCTTCCTTTCAAGATCAGACTCATGA AGGGTTTGAAAGGGCAACCCAAGAGATTACTGGTTGCAGTGGGATTCAGGGCCAAGCTGAGAGTTCTGCTTCTGTTAATAGCAGTCCACGGTGCTTTCGCTGCAATACTCCCG ATCAACATGTCCTCCTTGCTTACAGAGATACACAAGAACTAGACAAGGCTCTAAGATTTGTCTATGAGGAGAATGAATCAGTAGAATCTGTTCCTGGATATCCTGGGTCTGCATGTAATGATTATTACCTATTCAACATTGCAACAACTGTAAAGAGAATCTATGATCGACAGCAGCAACAGATCTCTCGACAGCAACAAGAGATCTTTCAACAATATCaagaaatctttcaacaacaacaacatatcTTTCATATGAATGAGATCATCACAACTTTATATGAAAGGGTTTCACAACTTGAGAGAAGGCAAGAAGTGtcaaatggtaaaaggaaaagatGA
- the LOC131048397 gene encoding uncharacterized protein LOC131048397 isoform X1 gives MADYREIGGLDDNSSDIPILFDFEEDIKRPQKCNEEQESMPRWMISSFQDQTHERGFERATQEITGCSGIQGQAESSASVNSSPRCFRCNTPDQHVLLAYRDTQELDKALRFVYEENESVESVPGYPGSACNDYYLFNIATTVKRIYDRQQQQISRQQQEIFQQYQEIFQQQQHIFHMNEIITTLYERVSQLERRQEVSNGKRKR, from the exons ATGGCCGATTACAGAGAAATCGGAGGATTAGATGACAATTCCAGTGATATACCAATCCTTTTCGACTTTGAAGAGGATATTAAGAGACCCCAGAAATGCAATGAGGAACAGGAGTCGATGCCTCGATGGATGATCTCTTCCTTTCAAGATCAGACTCATGA AAGAGGGTTTGAAAGGGCAACCCAAGAGATTACTGGTTGCAGTGGGATTCAGGGCCAAGCTGAGAGTTCTGCTTCTGTTAATAGCAGTCCACGGTGCTTTCGCTGCAATACTCCCG ATCAACATGTCCTCCTTGCTTACAGAGATACACAAGAACTAGACAAGGCTCTAAGATTTGTCTATGAGGAGAATGAATCAGTAGAATCTGTTCCTGGATATCCTGGGTCTGCATGTAATGATTATTACCTATTCAACATTGCAACAACTGTAAAGAGAATCTATGATCGACAGCAGCAACAGATCTCTCGACAGCAACAAGAGATCTTTCAACAATATCaagaaatctttcaacaacaacaacatatcTTTCATATGAATGAGATCATCACAACTTTATATGAAAGGGTTTCACAACTTGAGAGAAGGCAAGAAGTGtcaaatggtaaaaggaaaagatGA
- the LOC131048397 gene encoding uncharacterized protein LOC131048397 isoform X3 codes for MADYREIGGLDDNSSDIPILFDFEEDIKRPQKCNEEQESMPRWMISSFQDQTHERGFERATQEITGCSGIQGQAESSASVNSSPRCFRCNTPDQHVLLAYRDTQELDKALRFVYEENESVESVPGYPGSACNDYYLFNIATTVKRIYDRQQQQISRQQQEIFQQYQEIFQQQQHIFHMNEIITTLYERVSQLERRQEVSNGI; via the exons ATGGCCGATTACAGAGAAATCGGAGGATTAGATGACAATTCCAGTGATATACCAATCCTTTTCGACTTTGAAGAGGATATTAAGAGACCCCAGAAATGCAATGAGGAACAGGAGTCGATGCCTCGATGGATGATCTCTTCCTTTCAAGATCAGACTCATGA AAGAGGGTTTGAAAGGGCAACCCAAGAGATTACTGGTTGCAGTGGGATTCAGGGCCAAGCTGAGAGTTCTGCTTCTGTTAATAGCAGTCCACGGTGCTTTCGCTGCAATACTCCCG ATCAACATGTCCTCCTTGCTTACAGAGATACACAAGAACTAGACAAGGCTCTAAGATTTGTCTATGAGGAGAATGAATCAGTAGAATCTGTTCCTGGATATCCTGGGTCTGCATGTAATGATTATTACCTATTCAACATTGCAACAACTGTAAAGAGAATCTATGATCGACAGCAGCAACAGATCTCTCGACAGCAACAAGAGATCTTTCAACAATATCaagaaatctttcaacaacaacaacatatcTTTCATATGAATGAGATCATCACAACTTTATATGAAAGGGTTTCACAACTTGAGAGAAGGCAAGAAGTGtcaaatg GCATATGA